A DNA window from Altererythrobacter sp. B11 contains the following coding sequences:
- a CDS encoding retropepsin-like aspartic protease, giving the protein MTWHLFAAWLATAASPAPAVPAPDAQFPAEEPAPPGVDVIETAVERYRRLTVPVTIEGAGPFSFLIDTGAQATVLSHDLATQLQLNDRKLAIVVGMASRRTTETVHIPELTLGSRSFYIRAAPLLHAEHIGDVDGILGLDSLQDQRVLIDFEEGRMSVDDAKQLGGNRGFEIVVKARRRLGQLIITRARIDGVTTAVVIDTGAETSLGNPALLKRLRRSRALGPGQLTDVNGVEATGTVLLAKELELQDIRLANVAVMIVDAPPFHALGLTDEPALILGMRELTLFKRVAIDFHTRQILFDLPPQPFRFGSEDGRQLRL; this is encoded by the coding sequence ATGACCTGGCACTTGTTTGCGGCGTGGCTTGCCACGGCCGCCTCGCCTGCACCCGCCGTTCCGGCGCCGGATGCGCAATTCCCCGCAGAAGAGCCCGCGCCCCCCGGCGTGGATGTGATCGAAACCGCGGTGGAGCGATACCGCCGGCTGACCGTGCCGGTCACCATCGAAGGCGCCGGCCCCTTCAGCTTCCTGATCGACACCGGCGCGCAGGCCACCGTGCTGTCGCACGATCTCGCCACCCAGCTGCAACTCAACGATCGCAAGCTCGCCATCGTGGTCGGCATGGCGAGCAGGCGGACGACGGAAACGGTCCACATTCCCGAGCTGACGCTGGGCAGCCGCAGCTTCTACATCCGTGCCGCACCGCTGCTGCATGCAGAGCATATCGGCGATGTGGATGGCATCCTCGGCCTCGATTCGCTGCAGGACCAGCGGGTGCTGATCGATTTCGAGGAAGGCCGCATGTCGGTGGACGATGCGAAGCAGCTGGGCGGCAATCGCGGATTCGAGATCGTAGTGAAGGCGCGCCGGCGGCTGGGCCAGCTCATCATCACCCGGGCGCGGATCGACGGCGTGACGACGGCGGTGGTGATCGACACCGGCGCGGAAACCAGCCTGGGCAATCCCGCGCTGCTGAAGCGGCTGCGGCGTTCCAGGGCGCTGGGTCCGGGCCAGCTGACCGACGTCAACGGTGTGGAGGCCACCGGCACCGTACTGCTGGCCAAGGAGCTGGAACTGCAGGACATCCGGCTTGCCAATGTGGCGGTGATGATCGTCGACGCGCCGCCGTTCCACGCCTTGGGGCTGACGGATGAGCCGGCCCTGATCCTGGGGATGCGCGAGCTCACGCTGTTCAAGCGGGTGGCGATCGATTTCCACACGCGGCAGATCCTGTTTGATCTTCCGCCACAGCCGTTTCGCTTCGGTTCGGAGGACGGGCGGCAGCTTCGGCTGTAG